From one Aquicella siphonis genomic stretch:
- a CDS encoding BUD32 family EKC/KEOPS complex subunit, whose amino-acid sequence MDIITSSEFNDICNNINTIIVKFGRINQPKVFEKDGKTIIKLFYPKQKWLSSDRLNPRALRFYKNIQSLHQQGYDVPRIIKIQYCSDLKIYLVYYDKIEGDDVRKLVNQGALDLLHSVAELVAGLHQNGIFFRSIHLENLLYKPDGTFALLDITDVRFKSRPLTLHLRYRNLKHLLLERNDKEIWQKFGVDNFLAAYFRHVTLPPASRERLSRMIYRAIK is encoded by the coding sequence ATGGATATCATCACTAGCAGCGAATTTAATGATATTTGTAATAATATCAATACGATAATAGTCAAATTCGGGCGCATAAACCAACCCAAGGTTTTTGAAAAAGATGGCAAGACCATCATCAAGCTTTTTTATCCCAAACAGAAATGGCTCTCGTCTGACAGACTGAATCCCCGCGCTCTTCGCTTCTACAAGAACATTCAGTCCTTGCACCAACAGGGATACGATGTTCCCAGGATCATTAAAATCCAGTATTGCTCGGATTTGAAAATCTACCTGGTTTACTACGATAAAATAGAAGGCGATGATGTAAGAAAACTGGTCAATCAGGGCGCCCTGGATTTGCTCCACTCTGTCGCCGAATTGGTCGCCGGCTTGCATCAAAACGGAATTTTCTTTCGCTCAATTCACCTGGAAAATCTGCTCTATAAACCCGATGGTACCTTCGCCTTGCTGGACATTACCGATGTCCGGTTCAAATCCCGCCCACTGACACTCCATTTGCGATACCGCAACCTGAAACACCTTCTGCTGGAACGCAACGACAAGGAAATCTGGCAAAAATTCGGCGTGGATAATTTTCTCGCAGCATATTTCCGGCATGTGACGCTGCCTCCGGCTTCTCGTGAACGGTTATCGCGAATGATATACCGCGCCATCAAGTAA